A region of Puniceicoccales bacterium DNA encodes the following proteins:
- a CDS encoding ATP-binding cassette domain-containing protein has translation MSYGKTIVMNDISFNVKAGEIFLIIGESGCGKSTLLKHMIGLKPTNQGVVFYDGADFINILNDSDKPLATRFGVLYQSGALWSSMTLVENIALVLEEFTNLTKSEIKEAVNMKLSLVGLENHGHLYPSEISGGMRKRAGLARAIALNPDILFLDEPSAGLDPISANNLDNLILKLRKTLGTTMLIVTHDLHSIFAIGDNAMYLDADSKTVLAIGSPNQLLENFHTKVKYFLSRGMLNDK, from the coding sequence ATGAGCTATGGGAAAACCATCGTGATGAACGATATTAGTTTTAACGTAAAGGCTGGTGAAATTTTTTTAATAATCGGTGAGAGTGGCTGTGGTAAAAGCACACTATTGAAACACATGATCGGTCTAAAGCCTACGAACCAGGGAGTAGTGTTCTATGATGGTGCGGATTTTATAAATATATTAAATGATTCGGACAAACCACTTGCAACACGCTTTGGTGTGCTGTATCAAAGCGGAGCCCTATGGAGTTCAATGACATTAGTGGAAAACATAGCATTGGTACTGGAGGAATTCACAAATCTGACCAAATCCGAAATTAAAGAAGCGGTAAATATGAAACTATCGCTGGTAGGACTTGAAAACCATGGTCACCTATATCCATCTGAAATCTCAGGAGGAATGCGTAAGCGCGCCGGCCTGGCAAGAGCAATTGCTCTTAATCCGGACATACTGTTCCTCGATGAACCATCGGCCGGGCTGGACCCAATCAGCGCAAATAATCTCGATAATTTAATACTCAAGCTACGAAAAACCCTTGGAACTACCATGCTGATCGTAACCCATGATTTGCATAGTATTTTCGCCATTGGAGATAATGCAATGTATCTTGACGCCGATTCCAAAACTGTACTGGCAATTGGTTCACCAAATCAATTACTTGAAAATTTTCACACTAAAGTAAAATACTTTCTTTCAAGAGGAATGTTGAATGACAAATGA
- a CDS encoding AURKAIP1/COX24 domain-containing protein: MGNLKKKRRLKMNKHKRSKRSRANRHKKRTWGN; encoded by the coding sequence ATGGGAAATCTGAAAAAAAAGCGCAGGTTAAAAATGAATAAGCATAAACGCAGCAAGCGTTCGCGAGCTAACAGACATAAGAAGAGAACCTGGGGAAATTGA
- the kdsB gene encoding 3-deoxy-manno-octulosonate cytidylyltransferase — MRTVVAIPARWASSRFPGKVLADLDGVPILKRVWNNACSVVGIDEVIILVDNDKVYLEATSWGARVMVTSPDCSCGTERIASVLGKIDGDFIINLQADEPLLDLDVLEKMVQFAENNSCQMVTPVFKLVAGEDIFDANLVKVVVNPGGEAMYFSRSPIPFIRDENDRSKWPGYYDFLGHIGVYGYSREVLAKYYSLQPSRLEDIEKLEQLRFLANGVRIHTLMASGPTIEINTPEDMAKAMRFLSSSKSHLS, encoded by the coding sequence GTGCGTACTGTTGTTGCCATACCAGCGAGATGGGCTTCTAGTAGATTCCCAGGTAAGGTATTAGCTGATTTAGATGGTGTGCCGATTTTAAAACGCGTATGGAACAACGCCTGTTCCGTTGTTGGCATTGATGAGGTGATAATCCTTGTGGATAATGATAAGGTTTACCTCGAAGCAACTTCTTGGGGTGCAAGAGTTATGGTTACATCACCGGATTGTTCCTGTGGAACGGAGAGAATAGCCTCGGTGTTGGGTAAGATCGATGGCGATTTTATTATAAACCTACAGGCTGATGAGCCGCTTCTGGACCTAGATGTCCTTGAGAAGATGGTACAATTTGCTGAAAATAACAGCTGCCAGATGGTTACACCGGTGTTCAAACTCGTTGCTGGCGAAGATATTTTCGATGCTAATCTGGTAAAAGTTGTGGTAAATCCTGGCGGCGAAGCGATGTATTTTTCCAGGAGTCCGATACCATTTATTCGGGATGAAAATGATAGATCTAAATGGCCAGGCTACTATGATTTTCTTGGTCATATAGGTGTCTATGGCTATTCAAGGGAAGTTTTAGCGAAGTATTACTCATTGCAACCCAGTAGGCTGGAGGATATTGAGAAATTGGAACAGTTGCGGTTTTTAGCCAATGGGGTTAGGATCCATACGTTGATGGCCAGCGGGCCAACCATCGAAATAAATACGCCGGAAGATATGGCTAAGGCAATGAGGTTTTTGAGTAGTTCTAAAAGTCATCTGTCATAG
- the malQ gene encoding 4-alpha-glucanotransferase, with amino-acid sequence MEHLFNCLQQRSAGILHHLTCLPSDQGIGCIDGNAKNFLNFLRAGKIKYWQVCPLSPTGYGDSPYQSLSSFAGNPYLIDLNYFVNEGLLSKEDTRPLAELSRDRVDFSKLNELFWPIIFSASENFLKKYKNLDEGFNKFKSSAKWLDPFCNFMALKEYFDKKPWYQWPAEFSSSSDLKKLPSEVIKLANIHKAIQYVFHKQFSDLRSYAQQNGIKLIGDIPIFPGLDSADVWANKQIFLFDDKNRPTQLAGVPPDYFSESGQLWGNPLYNWQVLKEINYKWWLDRLKRNLELYDVIRLDHFRGFYDFWAVPFGSETAKNGSWNAGPGVDFFKVIKKKFPKLECIAENLGELNKGVTDLLKTTGFPGMAVLQFAFSNFPQSTYLPHNQYQNNVMYTGTHDNNTLRGWVNSLGEIDKHNIRRYVKSDDNSLVWALLTEAYKSPCNTAIICTQDILGLDQNARLNTPGTQTNNWTWRMTEDQFFTLGKSAETLRELAEVYDR; translated from the coding sequence ATGGAACATCTATTCAATTGTCTACAACAACGTTCTGCAGGAATTTTGCATCACCTGACCTGCCTTCCCAGCGACCAGGGCATCGGTTGTATCGATGGAAATGCCAAAAATTTCCTGAACTTTCTACGGGCAGGCAAAATAAAATATTGGCAGGTTTGTCCACTATCGCCAACAGGTTACGGCGACTCTCCCTACCAGAGTCTATCCAGCTTCGCCGGTAATCCATACCTGATAGATCTGAACTATTTTGTGAACGAAGGCCTTTTATCCAAAGAAGATACGAGACCTTTAGCCGAACTTTCAAGAGATCGGGTTGATTTTTCCAAGCTCAATGAATTGTTCTGGCCCATAATATTTTCGGCATCGGAAAATTTTTTAAAAAAATACAAAAACCTGGACGAAGGTTTTAATAAATTCAAAAGTTCGGCAAAATGGCTTGATCCGTTCTGCAACTTCATGGCACTGAAAGAGTATTTTGACAAAAAACCCTGGTACCAGTGGCCAGCCGAATTTTCATCCTCATCGGATCTGAAAAAACTTCCATCGGAAGTGATAAAATTGGCCAACATACACAAGGCCATACAATACGTTTTCCATAAACAATTCTCGGATCTCAGAAGCTATGCCCAGCAAAATGGCATCAAGCTAATCGGCGATATCCCGATTTTCCCTGGGCTGGACAGCGCTGATGTCTGGGCAAATAAACAAATCTTCCTATTTGATGACAAAAATCGCCCAACCCAGCTGGCCGGTGTTCCTCCGGATTACTTCTCGGAATCAGGACAGCTTTGGGGAAATCCATTGTATAACTGGCAGGTGCTCAAGGAGATAAATTACAAATGGTGGCTAGACCGTCTTAAAAGAAATCTCGAACTCTACGATGTGATACGGCTGGATCATTTTCGTGGGTTTTATGACTTTTGGGCTGTACCTTTCGGTTCAGAAACTGCCAAAAATGGCTCCTGGAATGCTGGGCCAGGAGTTGATTTTTTCAAAGTCATCAAAAAAAAATTCCCAAAATTGGAATGCATCGCCGAAAACCTGGGGGAACTGAACAAAGGCGTGACAGACCTGCTAAAAACTACAGGTTTCCCAGGCATGGCCGTTTTACAATTTGCATTTTCAAATTTTCCACAAAGCACCTACCTGCCACATAACCAATACCAAAACAACGTCATGTACACCGGTACCCACGACAACAATACCCTACGGGGCTGGGTTAACTCTCTGGGCGAGATAGATAAACACAACATCAGGCGCTATGTAAAATCCGATGACAACTCTCTGGTCTGGGCCCTTCTGACCGAAGCCTACAAATCACCTTGTAACACGGCCATAATCTGCACCCAGGACATTCTAGGCCTGGATCAAAATGCCAGACTAAATACCCCGGGAACCCAAACAAATAACTGGACCTGGCGGATGACCGAAGACCAATTTTTTACACTGGGAAAATCCGCTGAAACCCTTCGTGAATTGGCCGAAGTCTATGACAGATGA
- a CDS encoding PqiC family protein, translating into MGIALKNMTDNQSCATSIGIDKVSIPHYLDKPQIVTQISDNEIVQDEFNRWVEPVEDCITRTLHHAIGQNSNLRKIVTLQSNNSNNLDYKIHVLIHDFIPNDIDKTITLFSTWYMTDRQDNHIVSKESRITTTYISDDNSDDDEKKEEKQNNNKYVHIVSGMEQAVIQLGTE; encoded by the coding sequence ATGGGCATAGCGTTAAAAAATATGACAGATAACCAATCCTGTGCCACTTCCATTGGCATAGACAAGGTTTCTATCCCACATTATTTAGATAAGCCACAAATAGTTACGCAAATCTCTGACAATGAAATAGTCCAGGATGAATTTAATCGGTGGGTGGAACCCGTAGAAGACTGCATAACCAGAACCTTGCACCATGCCATCGGCCAAAATTCCAACCTGAGGAAAATAGTTACGTTACAATCAAACAACAGTAACAACCTTGATTATAAAATACATGTACTAATCCACGATTTTATTCCCAATGACATTGATAAAACAATTACTCTATTTTCAACCTGGTATATGACAGATAGGCAGGATAACCATATAGTAAGCAAGGAATCACGTATTACAACCACGTACATATCCGACGATAATAGTGATGATGATGAAAAGAAAGAAGAAAAGCAGAACAACAACAAATATGTTCACATAGTGTCTGGAATGGAACAAGCGGTGATACAACTAGGTACCGAG
- a CDS encoding MlaD family protein, which translates to MSKKANSLAIGMFIVCSFAVLLSFILLFSKGNFFHSTNKFILYFDSSLNGLDVGSPVKFKGVTIGNVKKISIFYDKDKDLSITPVIIEIDNSMFDTVKDESSGEDNIEFYKKQIKQGLAAKLTFESIVTGKLFIELDYYASKKIRIFSTNSTKYIQIPTTPSGIDELLSSIEVIIKKISKIDFIGIFDRISSILSTADNTLSNIDLKSMVSGMTSAAKSIGRVFDSPDFSNTFKHFNDTLGSIEDFVAILKTNVNKISDKTRSTLASGKLALDKFGNMSSSINNMFREEKKLKYGLGDAIQEITMAAKSLKELADYLERNPNAIISGKANPKK; encoded by the coding sequence ATGAGTAAAAAAGCCAATTCATTAGCCATAGGAATGTTTATAGTATGCTCGTTTGCTGTCCTATTATCATTCATCCTATTATTTTCCAAAGGCAATTTTTTCCATAGCACAAACAAATTTATTCTGTATTTCGATTCATCACTGAATGGCCTGGATGTGGGATCTCCAGTGAAATTTAAGGGAGTTACTATCGGTAACGTAAAAAAAATATCCATATTCTATGACAAAGACAAAGATTTATCCATTACTCCGGTGATAATAGAGATAGATAATTCAATGTTTGATACAGTAAAAGATGAATCCAGTGGTGAGGATAACATAGAATTTTACAAAAAACAAATAAAACAAGGCTTGGCTGCAAAATTAACGTTTGAAAGCATTGTAACAGGAAAATTATTTATAGAATTAGATTACTATGCATCAAAAAAAATCCGCATATTCTCTACAAATAGCACCAAGTATATTCAGATACCAACCACACCTTCCGGCATCGATGAACTTCTGAGCAGCATCGAGGTTATAATCAAAAAAATCAGTAAAATCGATTTCATTGGAATTTTTGATAGGATTTCGTCTATTCTTTCCACAGCGGACAACACTCTCAGTAACATAGACCTAAAATCCATGGTCAGTGGAATGACTTCTGCCGCCAAGTCCATAGGTAGAGTTTTTGATTCACCGGATTTTTCAAATACCTTCAAGCACTTTAATGATACATTAGGTTCTATCGAAGATTTTGTAGCAATATTAAAAACCAATGTAAATAAAATTTCAGACAAAACAAGATCCACACTAGCCAGTGGTAAATTGGCTCTCGATAAATTTGGAAATATGTCCAGCTCTATAAACAATATGTTCCGTGAAGAAAAGAAACTTAAGTATGGGTTAGGTGATGCTATTCAGGAAATAACCATGGCGGCAAAATCATTAAAAGAGCTTGCAGATTATTTAGAACGCAACCCAAATGCTATAATTTCAGGAAAAGCAAATCCCAAAAAATAA